From Woronichinia naegeliana WA131, the proteins below share one genomic window:
- a CDS encoding ISAs1 family transposase, which produces MKLRPKYRLVEHFAEIDDPRIERTKRHKLIDILTIAILAVICGAEGWVAMESFGKAKHQWLKKILELPNGIPSDDTFARVFASLNPEQFQDCFLHWVKSIAEVSEGEVIAIDGKTLRHSYDNANGKGAIQMVSAWATANRLVLGQCKVESKSNEITAIPKLLKMLEVKGCIVTIDAMGTQTKIAQQIVGRGGDYVLALKGNQGNLCEDVEQLFAHAQSVNFAGIKHDFHQTIDKGHGRIEIRRCWTMEQTEFLLGGEKWAKLTSICMIKAERRLKDKTEYETRYYISSLPSNAQKLSQSVRSHWLIENSLHWVLDLAFNEDACRIRKDFAPENLAVLRHIALNLLTKENTLKLGIKNKRLRAGWDEDYLLKVLLG; this is translated from the coding sequence ATGAAACTCCGACCCAAATATAGACTGGTAGAACACTTTGCCGAAATAGATGACCCTCGCATCGAACGAACAAAACGGCATAAACTCATTGATATTCTAACGATTGCCATCTTAGCCGTCATTTGTGGAGCAGAAGGTTGGGTAGCCATGGAAAGTTTCGGCAAGGCTAAACATCAATGGCTAAAAAAAATTTTGGAATTGCCGAATGGCATCCCCTCCGACGATACGTTTGCGCGTGTATTTGCTAGTCTGAATCCAGAGCAATTTCAAGACTGTTTTCTGCATTGGGTCAAAAGTATAGCGGAGGTAAGTGAAGGGGAAGTGATAGCGATTGACGGCAAAACCCTTCGCCACTCCTATGATAATGCCAACGGAAAGGGCGCAATTCAGATGGTAAGTGCATGGGCAACAGCAAATCGTCTAGTACTAGGACAGTGCAAGGTGGAAAGCAAATCGAATGAAATCACGGCGATACCCAAACTCCTGAAAATGCTAGAGGTCAAAGGTTGTATCGTAACGATTGATGCCATGGGAACTCAGACAAAGATTGCCCAACAGATAGTAGGGCGAGGGGGAGATTATGTTTTGGCATTGAAAGGCAATCAAGGTAATCTATGTGAGGATGTTGAACAATTATTTGCTCATGCTCAATCGGTTAATTTTGCGGGAATTAAGCATGATTTTCATCAAACAATAGACAAGGGACATGGACGGATTGAAATTCGCCGTTGCTGGACGATGGAACAAACAGAATTTTTGCTGGGTGGGGAAAAATGGGCAAAGTTGACGAGCATCTGTATGATTAAAGCGGAGAGACGATTGAAAGACAAAACAGAGTATGAGACTCGCTACTATATCAGTAGCCTGCCGAGTAATGCTCAAAAATTATCCCAATCTGTTCGTAGTCATTGGTTGATAGAAAACTCTTTACATTGGGTTCTAGACTTGGCCTTCAACGAGGATGCTTGTCGCATTCGTAAGGATTTTGCTCCTGAGAATTTAGCCGTCTTACGCCATATCGCTCTTAACTTGCTCACAAAGGAAAATACTCTGAAACTTGGTATCAAGAATAAACGGCTACGCGCTGGTTGGGACGAGGACTATCTCCTTAAGGTTTTACTCGGATAA
- a CDS encoding ISL3 family transposase encodes MLFFLENLVDLPKVNIRNVIQEGKQAFLILSCQEEEVKCNYCGSLTDELHQTNSVLVRDLSISGQMVYLKVPRRKFYCKDCQRFFTENLEFMEARRKYTVRYEEYIYGRVNVSSVEQVGREESLSWDQVNGIYQRQCEAKKKDWQGVKHLGMDEIAKRKGHQNFVTVLGDIEKGELIEVIDSHQQDKIIEVLMEKELEVREGVEQVSVDMWGGFPKVIEKVFPNAVIVTDRFHVMKALNEELNKIRKQTKLNVKIKGEKWLLLKNKEDLKEEELEKLELVLKQSARLRKAYEYKESFREIYEKVNDKEEGRLKFTEWLENAKSIYTDVISTIRRNLDSICNYFLSRTTNGAMEGINNRLKLIKRQAYGFMNFDNMRNRFLACFS; translated from the coding sequence ATGTTATTTTTTCTAGAAAATCTGGTAGATTTGCCAAAGGTAAACATAAGAAATGTGATTCAAGAGGGAAAACAAGCGTTTTTAATACTGAGTTGTCAAGAGGAAGAAGTCAAATGTAATTATTGTGGTAGCTTAACGGATGAATTACATCAGACGAACAGTGTATTAGTAAGGGACTTGTCTATCTCTGGTCAAATGGTATATCTGAAAGTCCCTCGTCGTAAATTTTACTGTAAAGATTGTCAAAGGTTTTTTACAGAAAATCTAGAATTTATGGAAGCCCGTAGGAAATACACAGTGAGGTATGAAGAATATATTTATGGACGAGTAAATGTGAGCAGTGTGGAACAAGTAGGTAGAGAGGAATCTCTATCATGGGATCAAGTGAATGGAATTTACCAACGTCAATGTGAAGCTAAAAAAAAAGATTGGCAAGGAGTAAAACACCTCGGGATGGATGAAATAGCGAAACGAAAAGGTCATCAGAATTTTGTAACAGTGTTAGGAGATATAGAGAAAGGAGAATTAATAGAAGTGATAGATAGTCATCAACAAGATAAAATCATCGAAGTGCTGATGGAGAAAGAATTAGAGGTGAGGGAAGGAGTAGAACAAGTGAGTGTAGATATGTGGGGAGGATTTCCTAAAGTAATAGAAAAAGTATTTCCGAATGCAGTAATTGTAACAGATAGATTTCATGTAATGAAGGCGTTGAATGAAGAATTGAATAAAATCCGTAAACAGACAAAATTGAATGTAAAAATCAAGGGAGAAAAGTGGCTATTATTAAAAAATAAAGAAGACCTAAAAGAGGAAGAGTTAGAAAAACTAGAATTGGTGTTAAAGCAATCTGCTCGTTTGCGTAAAGCGTATGAATATAAAGAGTCATTTAGAGAGATATATGAAAAAGTAAATGATAAGGAAGAAGGAAGATTAAAATTTACAGAATGGTTAGAGAATGCAAAGAGCATTTATACAGATGTAATTAGCACAATTCGTAGGAATTTGGACTCTATTTGTAACTACTTTTTGAGTCGAACGACGAATGGGGCAATGGAAGGCATCAATAATCGTCTTAAACTAATCAAGCGTCAAGCTTATGGATTTATGAACTTTGATAATATGCGAAATCGTTTTTTAGCTTGCTTTTCATGA